The Miscanthus floridulus cultivar M001 chromosome 17, ASM1932011v1, whole genome shotgun sequence genome has a window encoding:
- the LOC136515075 gene encoding LOW QUALITY PROTEIN: GDSL esterase/lipase At3g48460-like (The sequence of the model RefSeq protein was modified relative to this genomic sequence to represent the inferred CDS: deleted 1 base in 1 codon): MATTKTANRLGLLVAATVVLVVATAAAPALAAAPAAAAATPPSPFRRVYAFGDSFTDTGNTHSTTGPYSFGYVSSPPYGATFFHRSTNRYSDGRLVVDFLAETLALPTYLPPYLSSNSNSNSSTTAVGVNFAVAGATAIEHDFFERNNLSIDVTPQSIMTQLDWFDAHLRSSGTGERVTDALFWVGEIGANDYAYTVVARDTIPPKLVRTMAVQRVTAFVEGLLQRGAKYVIVQGLPLTGCLPLAMTLARADDRDAVGCAASVNRQSYAHNRRLLAGLRGLRRRHPGAVVAYADYYAAHHAVMLSPARYGFAEPFRTCCGSGGGAYNFDLFATCGSPQVTTACARPAEYVNWDGVHMTEAMYKVVAGMFFRDAYCRPAFKDLLAMKAQGKP; encoded by the exons ATGGCGACCACTAAGACGGCTAACCGCCTCGGCCTCCTAGTCGCCGCCACCGTCGTCCTCGTCGtggcgacggcggcagctccggcCTTGGCCGCGGCCCCTGCAGCAGCCGCTGCTACACCGCCGTCGCCGTTCCGGAGGGTGTACGCGTTCGGCGACTCGTTCACGGACACGGGGAACACGCACTCGACGACG GGCCCCTACTCGTTCGGCTACGTGTCCAGCCCGCCCTACGGCGCCACCTTCTTCCACCGCTCCACCAACCGCTACTCCGACGGCCGCCTCGTCGTCGACTTCCTCGCCGAGACGCTGGCGCTGCCGACCTACCTCCCGCCCTACCTCTCCTCCAACTCCAACTCcaactcctccaccaccgccgtcggCGTCAACTTCGCGGTGGCCGGCGCCACGGCCATCGAGCACGACTTCTTCGAGCGGAACAACCTCAGCATCGACGTCACGCCGCAGTCCATCATGACGCAGCTGGACTGGTTTGACGCGCACCTCCGCTCCTCCGGGACCGGCGAGAGGGTCACCGACGCGCTCTTCTGGGTGGGCGAGATCGGCGCCAACGACTACGCCTACACCGTCGTCGCCCGCGACACCATCCCTCCCAAGCTCGTCCGCACCATGGCCGTCCAGAGGGTCACCGCCTTCGTCGAG GGGCTGCTGCAGAGAGGCGCCAAGTACGTGATCGTGCAGGGGCTGCCGCTGACGGGGTGCCTGCCGCTGGCCATGACGCTGGCGCGCGCCGACGACCGCGACGCCGTGGGCTGCGCCGCCTCCGTGAACCGGCAGAGCTACGCGCACAACCGTCGGCTCCTGGCGGGCCTCCGCGGGCTCCGGCGGCGGCACCCGGGCGCCGTCGTCGCCTACGCCGACTACTACGCCGCGCACCACGCCGTGATGCTGAGCCCCGCCCGGTACGGCTTCGCCGAACCCTTCCGGACGTGCtgcggctccggcggcggcgcctacaactTCGACCTCTTCGCCACCTGCGGCTCGCCGCAGGTCACCACCGCCTGCGCGCGCCCGGCAGAGTACGTCAACTGGGACGGCGTCCACATGACGGAGGCCATGTACAAGGTCGTCGCCGGCATGTTCTTCCGCGACGCCTACTGCCGCCCGGCGTTCAAGGATCTGCTGGCCATGAAAGCCCAGGGCAAGCCGTGA
- the LOC136515074 gene encoding serine/threonine protein phosphatase 2A 57 kDa regulatory subunit B' theta isoform-like encodes MIKQFLGRLPKKPSKSGDKDPIGRSSPSVSHPPLGPRAGDRAANLSSYPLVISSSGLSYGSGMHVGNANTRAHVNGDSATSAFLSLPSFKDVPNTEKQSLFIKKLNLCCIQFDFTDPTKNIKEKEIKRQTLVELVDYITSATGKFSEASMQEITKMVSSNLFRTLSTPRENKVDVFDLDEEEPVMDPSWPHLQIVYELFLRFIQSQETDAKFAKRYIDHSFVLRLLDLFDSEDPREREYLKMILHRVYGKFMVHRPHIRKAINNIFYQFIYETEKHNGIAEILEILGSIINGFALPLKEEHKLFLVRALIPLHKPKCIAMYHQQLSYCITQFVEKDCKLADTVIRGLLKYWPITNSSKEVLFLGELEEILEATQPAEFQKCMVPLFRQIARCLNSSHFQVAERALFLWNNDHIESLIKQNSRVILPIIFPALEKNTSGHWNQAVQSLTLNVRKLFSDHDPGLFTECLRKYEEEKVKEKEVKLKQEATWKRLEEIASAKATSGAAVLVSRPLSRQSSAV; translated from the exons ATGATAAAGCAATTCCTTGGACGGCTCCCCAAGAAGCCGTCCAAATCCGGAGATAAGGATCCTATTGGCCGGTCCAGCCCCTCGGTGTCCCACCCGCCATTGGGTCCGAGAGCTGGAGACAGGGCCGCCAACTTGAGTAGCTATCCACTGGTTATCTCCAGCTCTGGGCTCAGTTATGGGAGTGGCATGCATGTTGGCAATGCAAACACGAGGGCACACGTGAATGGTGATTCAGCCACATCAGCATTTCTGTCATTACCGAGCTTTAAGGATGTGCCCAACACAGAGAAACAGAGCTTGTTCATCAAGAAGCTGAACTTGTGCTGCATCCAATTTGACTTCACTGATCCAACAAAGAACATAAAGGAGAAGGAGATAAAGAGACAAACTTTGGTGGAGCTCGTTGACTATATTACTTCGGCCACTGGGAAATTTTCTGAGGCAAGCATGCAAGAGATCACAAAAATGGTTTCTTCAAACCTATTCAGGACACTGAGTACTCCCAGAGAGAACAAAGTGGACGTCTTTGATCTGGATGAGGAGGAGCCTGTCATGGACCCTTCATGGCCACACCTGCAGATTGTTTATGAGTTGTTCTTGAGATTCATTCAGTCTCAAGAGACTGATGCCAAGTTTGCTAAACGGTACATTGATCATTCGTTTGTTCTGAGGCTACTTGACCTCTTTGATTCAGAAGACCCTAGGGAGAGAGAGTACCTCAAGATGATACTTCACCGTGTCTATGGAAAGTTCATGGTTCATCGGCCCCATATTCGGAAAGCCATTAACAACATTTTCTATCAGTTTATCTATGAAACTGAAAAACACAATGGAATCGCAGAGATATTGGAGATTTTGGGAAGTATCATCAATGGGTTTGCATTGCCACTTAAGGAAGAGCATAAATTGTTCCTTGTTCGAGCTTTAATTCCACTTCACAAGCCAAAGTGCATTGCGATGTATCATCAGCAATTGTCTTACTGCATCACCCAGTTTGTCGAAAAGGATTGCAAACTTGCAGATACAGTTATCAGAGGCCTGTTAAAATATTGGCCCATCACTAATAGCTCCAAGGAGGTGTTGTTTCTGGGGGAGTTGGAAGAGATATTGGAAGCTACGCAACCTGCAGAGTTTCAGAAATGCATGGTCCCTCTCTTCCGCCAGATTGCACGGTGCCTGAATAGCTCACACTTTCAG GTTGCTGAGCGAGCGTTATTTTTGTGGAACAACGACCATATCGAGAGTCTGATCAAACAAAATAGTAGGGTTATACTACCTATCATCTTTCCTGCACTGGAGAAAAATACCAGCGGGCACTGGAACCAAGCTGTGCAAAGCCTTACTCTAAATGTTCGAAAACTGTTCTCTGACCATGACCCTGGTCTATTCACTGAGTGTCTGCGGAAATATGAGGAAGAGAAAGTGAAAGAGAAGGAGGTTAAGTTGAAACAAGAAGCCACATGGAAGCGCCTTGAAGAGATTGCGTCAGCGAAAGCGACAAGCGGTGCAGCAGTTCTCGTCTCTCGACCCTTGTCCCGTCAATCTTCAGCTGTGTAG